In a genomic window of Chaetodon trifascialis isolate fChaTrf1 chromosome 8, fChaTrf1.hap1, whole genome shotgun sequence:
- the lactbl1a gene encoding putative beta-lactamase-like 1 — translation MKVKWTMLGMVVFFLLSVVMTCCFIWQYRMPKVKTEIVVKKVIMEEMCPQFPEPVPLKHPITLLRAALEKIDVLLRLSVHTTNLPAISAIVVLNDSILWNGNFGRKNISDPSSSAPNEYTVYRIASLSKIFPTLMLYKLWEDGLVDSLDDPLEKYADNFTIKNPLGKSDGQASSSVRTLGIHSPALTLRRVASQLSGLPRRLRSTNLLWSGDTEAALDMLQDDVLVADPGTKCHYSNVAFSLLANILAKKVTGSHFETWVSDNVLEQLSMEDTGFTFTPAIQRQMAVGVYSNGQVAPLYNLSWYRPAGQMYSTAADMAKLMMALLGSYSRTLLREDTLNTMLTPVFRCQSSYFANSTGTPWEINEQFGYDVVRKDGDLDGYAATLSLVPRLKLGLVVLMAGVRPADEDLVSKAYSYLLPAVESAFRDAQQTLRPPPNPAPYVGFFTYRNMTFYEIKVDSDSVLVMQQFGPQVDTNFPSNYQNIRLDYLQDRVFRVVFERPYPCKLKVNSASVSLEAQDRQLFNFYPFNKKGVSPGFDSPALNTYKVMRIAGKPYFTS, via the exons ATGAAGGTGAAATGGACCATGCTGGGAATGGTTGTCTTCTTTCTGCTCTCCGTGGTAATGACCTGCTGCTTCATATGGCAGTACAGGATGCCAAAGGTGAAGACAG AAATCGTTGTAAAAAAAGTGATAATGGAGGAGATGTGCCCTCAGTTCCCTGAGCCTGTGCCCCTCAAACATCCCATCACATTGTTGAGGGCAGCCTTAGAAAAG ATTGATGTACTCCTGAGGTTGAGTGTTCACACCACCAACTTGCCAGCCATATCAGCCATCGTGGTTTTAAATGACTCTATTCTGTGGAATGGAAACTTTGGGAGGAAGAACATAAGCGACCCCTCCTCATCTGCACCCAATGAGTACACAGTGTACAG AATTGCAAGCCTCTCTAAGATCTTCCCTACACTGATGCTTTACAAGCTTTGGGAGGACGGTCTGGTAGATTCTCTGGACGACCCTTTGGAGAAGTATGCTGACAACTTCACCATCAAGAACCCACTGGGGAAAAGTGATGGGCAAGCATCCTCATCAGTGAGGACCCTTGGCATTCACTCTCCTGCACTCACCCTGCGTAGGGTGGCTAGCCAGCTCTCTG GGTTACCCAGAAGATTAAGGTCAACTAACCTCCTTTGGAGTGGTGATACAGAGGCAGCCCTTGATATGTTACAGGATGATGTTCTTGTGGCAGATCCAGGCACCAA ATGTCACTACAGCAATGTTGCTTTTTCCTTATTGGCCAACATCTTGGCCAAGAAGGTGACTGGCTCACATTTTGAGACCTGGGTGTCTGACAATGTCCTGGAGCAGCTTAGCATGGAGGACACTGGTTTCACCTTCACTCCAGCCATTCAGAGGCAGATGGCTGTGGGTGTGTACAGCAATGGCCAGGTGGCTCCCCTCTACAACCTCAGCTGGTACCGACCTGCTGGCCAGATGTAttccacagcagctgacatggCCAAGCTTATGATGGCTCTTCTGGGCAGTTACAGCAGGACTCTGCTCCGTGAGGACACCCTAAACACTATGCTTACCCCGGTCTTCCGATGCCAGAGCAGCTACTTTGCCAACTCCACAGGCACACCGTGGGAAATTAATGAGCAGTTTGGCTATGATGTGGTGAGGAAGGATGGGGACCTGGACGGTTATGCAGCCACCCTCTCCCTAGTCCCACGGCTCAAGCTGGGACTGGTGGTCCTGATGGCTGGGGTTCGGCCTGCGGACGAGGACCTTGTAAGTAAGGCCTACAGCTATCTCCTCCCTGCAGTGGAGAGCGCTTTCAGGGATGCTCAACAAACTCTCAGACCACCGCCCAACCCAGCTCCATATGTGGGCTTTTTCACTTACAGAAATATGACTTTCTATGAGATTAAGGTGGACTCAGACAGCGTGTTGGTCATGCAGCAGTTTGGaccacaggtggacacaaattTTCCATCCAACTACCAAAATATTCGACTGGATTACCTGCAGGACAGGGTGTTCAGGGTGGTGTTTGAGAGGCCATACCCTTGCAAATTGAAGGTTAATAGTGCCTCAGTTTCCCTGGAGGCACAGGACAGACAGCTCTTCAACTTTTACCCCTTCAACAAGAAAGGTGTGTCACCAGGGTTTGATTCCCCAGCACTCAACACTTACAAGGTGATGAGGATAGCTGGTAAACCATACTTTACCTCATGA